The following are encoded together in the Parabacteroides chongii genome:
- a CDS encoding AraC family transcriptional regulator, with product MKEKENTDLILLNIGYAVHCADWNYKNVNSPFARIYLVRQGIAKLHLQDQVQSLTPGHLYLIPPFTLHSYECDDFYTLYYIHIYENPLSNQRILEDYIFPVEVDATPLDSQLVEQLAVINPERNLKEYDPSNYDNSSTLMQNILLHTKNPTYTMMETQGILLQLLSRFMKEATHKYEITDNRIRKTIRYIRKNIDKNITIDELTEICCLSKDHFIRLFKEEMHITPVQYINQKKIEKAQLLIITDNRPVKDIAYTLSFENVSYFNRLFKRYTGLTPVMYKSKL from the coding sequence ATGAAAGAAAAAGAGAACACAGACCTGATCCTGCTGAATATCGGATATGCGGTTCATTGTGCCGACTGGAATTACAAAAATGTAAACAGCCCGTTCGCCCGCATTTATCTGGTCAGGCAAGGCATAGCCAAACTGCATTTACAGGATCAGGTCCAGTCTCTTACCCCCGGACATCTTTACCTGATTCCTCCATTCACGCTGCATAGTTATGAATGCGACGATTTCTATACATTATATTATATACATATTTATGAGAACCCGCTATCCAACCAACGTATCCTGGAAGATTATATTTTTCCGGTGGAAGTGGATGCGACCCCGCTGGACAGTCAACTGGTGGAACAACTGGCCGTCATCAATCCCGAAAGAAACCTGAAAGAATACGATCCTTCCAATTACGACAATTCATCCACCCTGATGCAAAATATCCTGCTTCACACTAAAAACCCAACCTATACCATGATGGAAACACAGGGAATTTTGCTTCAACTATTGTCACGTTTTATGAAAGAGGCGACACACAAATACGAGATTACCGATAACCGGATACGAAAAACGATCCGATATATACGTAAAAACATCGACAAGAACATAACCATCGATGAACTGACCGAGATTTGTTGCCTCTCTAAAGATCATTTCATCCGGCTTTTCAAAGAGGAAATGCATATCACTCCGGTGCAATACATCAACCAAAAGAAAATAGAAAAAGCCCAGTTGTTAATCATTACCGACAATCGTCCAGTCAAAGACATTGCTTATACACTTTCTTTCGAGAACGTATCTTACTTCAACCGGCTTTTCAAAAGATACACGGGGCTGACTCCCGTCATGTATAAAAGTAAATTATAA